The Arachis duranensis cultivar V14167 chromosome 9, aradu.V14167.gnm2.J7QH, whole genome shotgun sequence genomic sequence ggtccgccTTTCAAGAGGGGAGGTTCCtttaggaggcccaacaacaacaactcccaagggaaaaggtttgggaagcagcctcagaatgatcaagcttgtactaggtatgggagtcaccatccgggagcaccatgcaaggccgaatggggtttgtgctacaattgtggaaaggcggggcataaagccgcaaattgtctgtagaagcagaagcaaggtgctgggaaagcacaacagactggtcagGTATTCACCACCTCAGCTATGGGTGCCAAGGAATCCGAGATactcattcgaggtaactgtgaaatggctggtcaaactttaaatgctttatttgattcaggagcatcgcattcattcattgcatttgagaaagcctaTGAGTTAAGATTGAAGATCGTAACcttaggttatgacctaaaagtgtataatgctacttatgaagccatggtaactaggctaggatgcccgaaaGTTTCGTTTaagttcaagcagcgtgattttgtccataatttaatctgcttgccgatgatcggtcttgatcttatcttagGATTAGACTGGTTATCTGAGAACCATGTCCTacttgattgttctacaaagtcggtgtactttatgccggaagatacagaaGGGGCGGttgtggtgaataattattacttgaattcgatgatggtgaactgttccggaatcgaatgtcagggtatcctgttgttaaTCGCGGGTGTTtcaggtgatgatcaaaggttggatcaGATTTCGGtagtgtgtgagtttccggagGTGTTTCCCGATGACATTGATGAATTTCCACCTAActgagaggttgagtttgctattgaattggtgcctggggtgggaccaatctcaagtgctccttataggatgtcaccgttagagatggccgagctaaagtctcagttagaggatttgttgggtaaGAACTTTATCCGAGCAAGTGTTTCCCCGTGGGGTGCTCTAgtgttactggtaaagaagaaggatgggagtatgcggctctgtgtggattacaggcagctgaacaaggtcacaataaagaataagtacccattgccgagaattgatgatctcatggatcagttacaaggagttgggattttctccaagatcgatttacgatccggttatcaccagataagggtgaggatatccctaagaccgcttttaggactcgttatggtcattacgagtagactgtaatgtcttttgggttgacgaacgctcctgccgtgtttatggattacatgaatagagtgTTCCATCtgtttctggataaatttgttgttgtcttcattgatgacatactgatttactcCAAGACAGAAGAAGAGCTTGCAGAACACTTGAagaccgtgttgcagattctaaaggagaagaaactctatgcgaaactgtctaagtgtgagttttggaagagtgaggtgaagtttttgggtcacgtggtgagtaagaagggaatagccgtagatccagcTAAGGTGGAGGCTATAATgggttggaagcaaccaaccacagtaacagagataaggagttttctgggcttagctggctattaccgaaggttcaTCAAAGGCTTTTCGCAATTAGCTTTGCCgttgacaaagttaacccgcaaagacattctatttgtttggactcctgagtgcaaGGAGAGCTTTCAGGCATTGAAGAAAAAATTGACCACTACACCTGTGTTGGTGTTACCTGAGCCAAACGAACCGTTTgaggtgtactgtgatgcctcattaaagggtctagggtgcgtgctgatgcagcatcataatgtggtggcgtatgcctcgcgacagttgagacctcatgaagttagttaccctacgcacgatttggaactcactgcagttgtgtttgccttgaaggtgtggaggcattatctctatggggttaagttccaagtctTCTCCGATCACAAGAGTTTGAAatatctctttgatcagaaagaggttaatatgaggcagaggaggtggatggaattattgaaggactacgactttgagttgaattaccatccgggaaaggcgaatgtagtggcggatgcgttaagtcggaagtcgttatatgcggcatggatgatgcttcaagaggagaagttgctcaagggattcgagagtctaAAAATTGGTGCTTgagaagtatccggaactttgtgtttgagccgattagaaatctcaagtgactttaagtccgaactcctaaaggctcatcaaaatgatgaagcgttatggaaggtgttaccggctattgagcaagggaaacagtggagagtgtcgaAAGAAAAAGATGGATTATGGAGGTTCAAGGGTAGGAttattgtgccggatgttggcactttgaagtaagatatcttaaaggaggcacacaaaagcagattctccattcacccaggaagtactaagatgcaccatgatttaaaggcgatgttttggtggccgcgtatgaagaatgatgtggcggaatatgtttcaaggttcttaacttgtcaaaatgtaaagattgaacatcaaagaccttctgggatgttgcaacctttagaggttccgtaatggaagtgggaaagtattgcaatggactttgtgttgggattgccaaggactagggctggttttgatgctatctgggTGATTATGGACCGACTGAcaaagtcagctcactttttacccattcggatgacttacacccttgaggagctagcatggttatacataaaggaaattgtgagacttcatggtgtacctgctactataatctctgatagagatcctcgtttcacttcaaggttctGGGGTACATTTCAGAaggcttttggaacccgattaagcttgagtacagcttaccatcctcaaatagatggtcaatccgagaggacaatccaaacactagaggatatgttgagagcttgtgttttggaccaaccggcaagttgggatcggtatatgccgttagtggagtttgcatacaataatagttaccaTGCGAGCATTgaaatggctccgtatgaggccttgtatgggaggaaatgtcaatctccgctatgttggtatgaagctggagagaaaggcttgttggggccggagatgatagctgagaccactgaacaagtcaagaaaatccgagaTAGGATGCTTATGGCGCAGAGTCGCCagaagagttacgccgatcaaaGGCGAAAGCCCttggaatttgaggaaggagatcatgttttTCTTAAGGTTGCTCCAACTAtaggagtaggtagggcgattaaggcaaagaagttgaatcctagatacattggtccatttcagatcctggagaggattggaccggtggcgtatcgaatggctctaccaccgcatctttcgaacctgcacgacgtgtttcacgtgtcacagcttcggaagtatactcctgatgctagccatgtgttggaacctgaatcggttcagttaagagaagatttgacgcttccagtggctccagttagaattgatgatactagtatcaaacggttgcgtggaaaagaggtttcattagtcaaagtggcatggagtcgaggcggtgttgaggaacacacttgggaacttgagtcggagatatGAACGGATTATCCAcacttattctcaggtaattgaatttgaattttgtgggaaaaattcccaattaggtgggtagaatgtaagacccggctaattaacggctaattaacctaTAAAtcagaatttattctagaaagccaagaatgtgatttttatggcttaatatgatagaggagattgagacgagaatttcggtaccaattttatagaaaacggactaagattggaccgaacgggacaaatcgggccaaccggacccaaagagggcccttggcccaactaaactaaacctaaaccctagttttcagcactctctcttctcattagacacacacacacatgctGAAATGGTGGAGGGGAAGGGAAGAACacactctcaagttctctcccttagttgatcttcaaaccactataacttttgatctagagctccgattgccgcaccgtttgcagCCACACGTTCACCGCAAatagctctacaaaacccatacaatcaatcttgagatAAGCCACattttgctcttcgaatttccagctttgattttgagtttcatgagcaaaaatgttgagattttgggctctttgatgttataggacccaactctcttgaaggagaaggttaatcttgtctccttggaacttgggtgtggtaagattctcaaccctagtgtaatttgttgttctatgatgtttgggtattgagatgttgtatatgggtatgatgattgtggcttaggttgtgtttgtttgaattttggagcttgattggtgactttgaaaagcttgaaaagggatttggtagtgaaaaatctgttcttgaaaGTGTTGAGGCCTTCAGAGCTTgagaaaaagtggtttggaagtgctcctgTTGAGCTTGGGGAAATCGACTAAGGTATGGTCTcagtttcccgtatctaatatgtaatgtggtaggaaatattTAGACTAGAGGCcttaagataggcattgaattgttgatgttgttgaatggttgatatatatatgttgctatgctcggaccggttatctttgcAACcggcttttgagttttgatattcccGTTTTTtacactcttttgtatatataatatctcgcgctggtttatccttgttcgttacgttatcgattgGAGTGTTGCACTTTGAGTTACGATTTtcgtttacccctttttcttaaaaaggctcctagttataatcatttttcaCAATACTAtttgtactaaatttttattttagaggtcgtaataccttgctaTCTccgaattatgacttaagcataagactctgtatggtagggtgttacaatttatttagtttttccaaaaaattttgaaaaaactaaaaaaagttaATGTTTTCATCTAtcacatataattttttaaataaattttatttttacatatattttgataaaaattatattgtatAATAANNNNNNNNNNNNNNNNNNNNNNNNNNNNNNNNNNNNNNNNataattttttaatattataaaattttttgtataataattaatctcaatgaatgaaaatacatatattttttatatttatttattttatattttttagaacgAAAAACTTCcacttttatataataaaatatgtgATAATCTTCTCTCTGTGTGTGTGCGTGCGCGCACATATGTGGCGTATGCGTGTGCGTGTGCATGTGCTTGttatattaaaactaaaaaaaattatatattttactcTTGGATTTaacaaatatctttttaataaattatatatgatgaaaatattttgtgaaagaTATTTGTANNNNNNNNNNNNNNNNNNNNNNNNNNNNNNNNNNNNNNNNNNNNNNNNNNNNNNNNNNNNNNNNNNNNNNNNNNNNNNNNNNNNNNNNNNNNNNNNNNNNNNNNNNNNNNNNNNNNNNNNNNNNNNNNNNNNNNNNNNNNNNNNNNNNNNNNNNNNNNNNNNNNNNNNNNNNNNNNNNNNNNNNNNNNNNNNNNNNNNNNNNNNNNNNNNNNNNNNNNNNNNNNNNNNNNNNNNNNNNNNNNNNNNNNNNNNNNNNNNNNNNNNNNNNNNNNNNNNNNNNNNNNNNNNNNNNNNNNNNNNNNNNNNNNNNNNNNNNNNNNNNNNNNNNNNNNNNNNNNNNNNNNNNNNNNNNNNNNNNNNNNNNNNNNNNNNNNNNNNNNNNNNNNNNNNNNNNNNNNNNNNNNNNNNNNNNNNNNNNNNNNNNNNNNNNNNNNNNNNNNNNNNNNNNNNNNNNNNNNNNNNNNNNNNNNNNNNNNNNNNNNNNNNNNNNNNNNNNNNNNNNNNNNNNNNNNNNNNNNNNNNNNNNNNNNNNNNNNNNNNNNNNNNNNNNNNNNNNNNNNNNNNNNNNNNNNNNNNNNNNNNNNNNNNNNNNNNNNNNNNNNNNNNNNNNNNNNNNNNNNNNNNNNNNNNNNNNNNNNNNNNNNNNNNNNNNNNNNNNNNNNNNNNNNNNNNNNNNNNNNNNNNNNNNNNNNNNNNNNNNNNNNNNNNNNNNNNNNNNNNNNNNNNNNNNNNNNNNNNNNNNNNNNNNNNNNNNNNNNNNNNNNNNNNNNNNNNNNNNNNNNNNNNNNNNNNNNNNNNNNNNNNNNNNNNNNNNNNNNNNNNNNNNNNNNNNNNNNNNNNNNNNNNNNNNNNNNNNNNNNNNNNNNNNNNNNNNNNNNNNNNNNNNNNNNNNNNNNNNNNNNNNNNNNNNNNNNNNNNNNNNNNNNNNNNNNNNNNNNNNNNNNNNNNNNNNNNNNNNNNNNNNNNNNNNNNNNNNNNNNNNNNNNNNNNNNNNNNNNNNNNNNNNNNNNNNNNNNNNNNNNNNNNNNNNNNNNNNNNNNNNNNNNNNNNNNNNNNNNNNNNNNNNNNNNNNNNNNNNNNNNNNNNNNNNNNNNNNNNNNNNNNNNNNNNNNNNNNNNNNNNNNNNNNNNNNNNNNNNNNNNNNNNNNNNNNNNNNNNNNNNNNNNNNNNNNNNNNNNNNNNNNNNNNNNNNNNNNNNNNNNNNNAGttacaaaaaattttgtattttgtgataaacaaataacttgttacaaataatattgaattttgtgacaaattaattttttgttacaaaatattttgaacttTTGCAACAACTTcatcttttgttacaaaatattataaaattttgcaaCAAAATACCGGTTCATTACCAAAGCCaatataatttgtaacaaaaaaattaaatcgttacaaaataacaataagttttgtaacaaattagattgttgttacaaaacattatttttatgtaacaatcagtaatttttgttacaaaaaaaataattttttgtaacaattttaaatttgttacaaaatttttgttacaaatgtttcATTTTCTTATAGTGATTGGGGATGTAAAAACTGtataaaaataactatcaaGCTTCATCGTATATACAGTTTGATATCTTAAATATTTTGTCGTTCTAACTCATGAACTCTTGGCACTTGATCATTTGTCCAtgtaattatctaaaaatataatCTAATCAAAACGATATTTTATATTACGTtttaaaagaaggaaaaaaaagaaagaaaaacagaaacacAAACACAAAGAAAAGCAAGCATATATCATTGAAGGCAACAAACTAAACCCAAACAAAGAAAGATGGATGAAATGCACATTGAAGAGACCAATAACAACAGTGGACTATCCTTGCCTTATCCATAGTGACATATTACTTACTGAGACAAACTAAAGACTAGTAGGCTTGTCCTTATttactcaaattaaaattaaaaacacaacACAATCTGACGATAAAATAGGAAGAGGGTCgccttatttaatatttatcgtTGTTTCTCTTCAGTTGGACTTGAAAGTCCAAGATAAGATCTCAGTATTTTGCGAGTATTGCCCAGTTGAAGCAGATAGCCCTACCGCAACCTTTTGAGGAAGCTTAGTGCTCAAGTCGACGTCGTNNNNNNNNNNNNNNNNNNNNNNNNNNNNNNNNNNNNNNAGTGTTAGGTTGGTTGTCGAGATACGTAGAAACACTGACGGTGATCCTCTTAAGGGCAGAGTTATATGTTATCTTTGCAGTGGTTACGGCTCCATCATGCCAGTTCCAGTAACCAACAGTCGACGATCTGATAGAGTTGATATTAATTCCGATGTGGGGATAACTGGGATCCCCAATCTCGAAATTGGAAAAGGTATCAAATTCAACAGCAACAATCTTGTCAGATGCATCGTTAAAGAGGCCGAGAAACTTCCCAGAAGATTCAGGTGGAATTTCAGTGTCAGCATTAGCAAGGAAGAAGGCAAGACCGTCACCAGGTCCGGGAGCAAATTCACTACTGTACGGTTTTGAGATGCGAAAGACGAAGGTGGTTTCAAAGCCTGCTCGGAAACCACTGTGGTCGTACAGGTGCACAGGGTCGGAGAATAAAACTCGGCCAACTCTGTTTCCTAGTGGGTTGCCATCGCTGTCCAAGTTGGTGAGTCGAATGACATTGTGATCCGTAATGGTTGCATCTCCTTGGAATTTGATCTCTTTGGAGTTCGTGGGGGCAAATTTGTGCAAGTTAAATGAGACACCCATGGCTATGGCTTTGTAGTTTTTGGAAATGAAATGAGATGTGAGTTTGGGTTGGGATGCCAAGCCTACCACAGCAGCTCGGTATTTATAGTGTGGCGATTGGAGTAAGTACACCTTATTAGCTTCTTAATTAGGTACGTAGTTTCGTATGCATGGCCTCTAACAACCATTAACACAATACGTCACGTCCATGCGGTAACATATATGGTGTCACCCTCTAGCCTCATCAATGCTTCTATGTAAAACACACGTGATTCAGATTCAATTATGGATTTTTTAACATAAGCTGTCAAATTATAAAGGATTATTATAATCTAAGAGCCCTTAAACTAGACTTATTATAATAAGACCGTGCTAATATAGTCTCTccaatcttatttatttatacatactacactacaaattaaattatttttaatcctaCACATGACAAGAGAAAATAATCAATgagaaatgataaattaaaacaaatatgataactagtatttaatttatattcataATAATATCTCgggattatttaattttgttgttcATTTCTTTGGTTTGATTATTATTTCTCTTAAACTATTTCTTGAACATTGAATATTTAATGCAACATAGAAATATGtcttgttttaaaatttattttgatttgaaatattttatactttttaaaatacagaaataaaaataatgaacctttttcttttgaatcATGTTTAgggaaatatatatattttttaaaatgatcccattttaatatacattatttaaataatcttttaactaaatatgtaatttataaGAAAATTGATCACAAATCATAagttaataacaaaaaagaaatttgaaatttcGGTATGATGATATTTACTGAAAAGAAAGAATCAACCAACTAGGACAAAacccacaaaaataaaataaaaagaaacgaaagaaaagaaaagaaaattgactTGTTATGTTAAAATTGATCACAaattatttggatttttatttataattaattgttaTGTTAAAAAATGTATTACATCGGAATTTTTTGGACAAGTATATTGCACATGATGATAATCTTATATAAgttcatattttataatttttatttacataagtGGTTAACTCTTTTgatagagatataattatttgtgttgtttaggaaaaaataatgaatctttttcttttaaatcatGTTTAGGGAAACAtatattgttttaaaattatcccattttaatttacattatttaaatattctttaaacaaaatatataatttataagaaAATTAATCACAAATCATAAGTTAATAACAAAAAGGAAATATGGAATTTCGGTATGATGAAGAATTATCCAATTTGAACAGAACCcacaaaaatgaaataaaaaagaaagaaataaaattatacttttcCAATATAACTAAACCAGAAACACTAgccttttaattataatttcaaatcaatttattcCTGAAATACTTAATACATAATTAATCGTAAAATTAACTTGGCCAAACTTAATTAACGCAACTACTATATTTATCATcacaataattaaataaaactttttaaactcaacaatctcaTCAAGTTTTCAAACAATTATAGAATATGAAATTACTTTTGTTATTCCTAACATTATAAACACTTTATTACcaccaaaacaaaaaacaaaaaaaacaaacaaacacagACAATCTTCTCAACAAACAAATGAGAAGGTTCTTTATGCTTTCTATACAAAATTATTTCTCCTCTCCAATCCTACAAATCTATCTTATTTGTTCAAGTTTTTATCCTAACATGCAAATAATTTAGTTTCCATTTAGGTCTTcatctatttttattaa encodes the following:
- the LOC107465717 gene encoding mannose-specific lectin alpha chain is translated as MGVSFNLHKFAPTNSKEIKFQGDATITDHNVIRLTNLDSDGNPLGNRVGRVLFSDPVHLYDHSGFRAGFETTFVFRISKPYSSEFAPGPGDGLAFFLANADTEIPPESSGKFLGLFNDASDKIVAVEFDTFSNFEIGDPSYPHIGININSIRSSTVGYWNWHDGAVTTAKITYNSALKRITVSVSTYLDNQPNT